In Serratia marcescens subsp. marcescens ATCC 13880, a single genomic region encodes these proteins:
- the agaF gene encoding PTS galactosamine/N-acetylgalactosamine transporter subunit IIA produces the protein MPGIVITGHGGFATGLLQAVEQVVGPQRHCAAVDFPEQMSTAQLNDALRSALAAVAQPDGVVFLTDMLGGSPFRSACELADAQGDCEVLTGVNMQLAAEMMLERDGLNLDEFREMALACGKRGLTSLWHERRRVKCEDAQADGI, from the coding sequence ATGCCAGGCATTGTGATTACCGGCCACGGCGGCTTTGCCACCGGGCTGTTGCAGGCGGTGGAACAGGTGGTGGGGCCGCAGCGGCACTGTGCGGCGGTCGATTTCCCCGAACAGATGAGCACCGCGCAACTCAACGACGCCCTACGCTCGGCGCTGGCGGCGGTGGCGCAGCCGGACGGTGTGGTGTTCCTGACCGATATGCTCGGCGGTTCGCCGTTTCGCAGCGCCTGCGAACTGGCGGATGCGCAGGGCGATTGCGAAGTGCTCACCGGCGTCAACATGCAGTTGGCGGCGGAAATGATGCTGGAGCGCGATGGGCTGAATCTGGATGAATTTCGCGAGATGGCTTTGGCGTGCGGTAAACGCGGCCTGACCAGCCTGTGGCATGAACGCCGCCGGGTGAAGTGCGAAGACGCGCAGGCCGATGGCATCTGA
- a CDS encoding PTS system mannose/fructose/sorbose family transporter subunit IID has product MAFNDSDDLLAQKAEQRMAQALATSQVEQDDYLDSQPAEALTRGDINRMAWRSLLLQASFNYERMQAGGWLYQLIPGLRKIHRNPQDLANSMKMHMEFINVHPFDVTFLSGLVLAMEQNKEKISTIRAVKVALMGPLGGIGDALFWLTLLPICAGIGASLALEGSLFGPIVFLLLFNLFHFGLRFGLAHYGYQAGTSALALLKTHTRRISHAASIVGMTVIGALVASYVHLSTPLVMHAGKASVALQTDVLDKLMPNLLPLCFTLLIFFLMKRGFSPVKLIGVTVAIGVAGKFIGIL; this is encoded by the coding sequence ATGGCATTTAACGATTCCGACGATCTGCTGGCGCAAAAGGCCGAGCAGCGCATGGCGCAGGCGCTGGCCACCAGCCAGGTGGAGCAGGACGATTATCTGGACAGCCAGCCCGCCGAAGCGCTGACGCGCGGCGACATCAACCGCATGGCCTGGCGTTCGCTGCTGTTGCAGGCGTCGTTCAACTACGAGCGCATGCAGGCGGGCGGCTGGCTGTATCAGTTGATCCCCGGGCTGCGCAAGATCCACCGCAACCCGCAGGATCTGGCCAACTCGATGAAGATGCACATGGAATTTATCAACGTGCACCCGTTCGACGTCACCTTCCTGTCTGGTTTGGTGCTGGCGATGGAGCAGAACAAGGAGAAGATCTCCACCATTCGCGCGGTGAAAGTGGCGCTGATGGGGCCGCTCGGCGGCATCGGCGACGCGCTGTTTTGGCTGACGCTGTTGCCGATCTGCGCCGGCATAGGCGCTTCGCTGGCATTGGAGGGCAGCCTGTTCGGGCCGATCGTCTTCCTGCTGCTGTTCAATCTGTTCCACTTCGGCCTGCGTTTTGGGCTGGCGCACTACGGTTATCAGGCCGGCACCAGCGCGCTGGCGCTGCTGAAGACCCACACCCGGCGCATTTCTCACGCCGCGTCGATCGTCGGCATGACGGTGATCGGCGCGCTGGTGGCCTCGTATGTGCACCTGTCCACGCCGCTGGTGATGCACGCCGGCAAGGCCAGCGTGGCGCTGCAGACCGACGTGCTGGACAAGCTGATGCCCAACTTGTTGCCGCTGTGCTTCACGCTGCTCATTTTCTTCCTGATGAAGCGCGGTTTCTCGCCGGTGAAGCTGATTGGCGTCACCGTAGCGATCGGCGTGGCGGGCAAATTTATCGGTATTTTGTGA
- the agaW gene encoding PTS N-acetylgalactosamine transporter subunit IIC translates to MLTDALLIALLAGLAGVDLFDGLTHFHRPVVMGPLVGLILGDVYTGLLVGGTLELVWMGMVPLAGAQPPNVVIGGVIGTAFAILTKADPKVAIGVAVPFSIAVQGCITLLFTLYSPMMHRCDRMVKALNWRGIERVNYLGISILFIFYFVVAFLPIYFGADAASAMVQKAPGWLLDGLAVAGGMMPAIGFSLLMKVMMKKTYVAYFILGFISVTFLKLPILAVALGALAIALIDFFNTQRGTAEATARPAPQEDAEDGI, encoded by the coding sequence ATGTTGACGGATGCGCTATTGATTGCGTTGTTGGCCGGATTGGCCGGGGTTGACCTGTTCGACGGTCTGACCCATTTCCACCGGCCGGTGGTGATGGGGCCGCTGGTGGGGCTGATTTTGGGCGACGTCTACACCGGGTTGCTGGTGGGCGGCACGCTGGAGCTGGTGTGGATGGGCATGGTGCCGCTGGCGGGCGCCCAACCGCCGAACGTGGTGATCGGCGGAGTGATCGGCACCGCGTTCGCCATTCTGACCAAGGCCGACCCTAAAGTGGCGATCGGCGTGGCGGTGCCGTTCTCGATTGCGGTGCAGGGCTGCATCACGCTGCTGTTTACGCTGTACTCACCGATGATGCACCGCTGCGATCGCATGGTGAAAGCGCTGAACTGGCGCGGCATCGAACGGGTGAATTACCTGGGCATCAGCATTCTGTTCATCTTCTATTTCGTGGTGGCGTTCCTGCCGATTTACTTCGGCGCCGATGCGGCCAGCGCCATGGTGCAGAAGGCGCCGGGCTGGCTGCTGGACGGGCTGGCGGTGGCGGGCGGCATGATGCCGGCGATCGGCTTCTCGCTGCTGATGAAAGTGATGATGAAAAAAACCTACGTGGCCTATTTTATCCTCGGTTTCATCTCGGTCACGTTCCTCAAGCTGCCGATCCTGGCGGTGGCGCTGGGCGCCCTGGCGATCGCCCTGATCGATTTCTTCAACACGCAACGCGGCACGGCAGAGGCGACCGCCCGGCCCGCTCCGCAGGAGGACGCCGAAGATGGCATTTAA
- the agaV gene encoding PTS N-acetylgalactosamine transporter subunit IIB, translated as MPNILMTRIDNRLVHGQVGVTWTNTLGANLVVVANDEAAADPVQQNLMDMVVAEGVQTRYFTLQKTIDVIHKAADRQKIFLVCKTPQDVLTLVRGGVPIRFVNVGNMHFAEGKRQVHKTVSLDDGDVAAFRALAELGVECEVRRVPDEAGEAIGKLLF; from the coding sequence ATGCCGAACATTTTAATGACTCGCATCGACAATCGTCTGGTGCACGGCCAGGTGGGCGTGACCTGGACCAATACCCTCGGCGCCAACCTGGTAGTGGTGGCCAACGACGAGGCCGCCGCCGATCCGGTGCAGCAGAACCTGATGGACATGGTGGTGGCGGAAGGGGTGCAGACCCGTTATTTCACGCTGCAGAAAACCATCGACGTGATCCACAAGGCGGCGGATCGGCAGAAGATCTTCCTGGTGTGCAAAACGCCGCAGGATGTGTTGACGCTGGTGCGCGGCGGGGTGCCGATCCGTTTCGTCAACGTCGGCAACATGCACTTCGCCGAGGGGAAGCGGCAGGTGCACAAAACGGTGTCGCTGGACGACGGCGACGTGGCCGCGTTCCGCGCGCTGGCGGAACTGGGCGTGGAGTGCGAAGTGCGCCGGGTGCCGGATGAAGCGGGCGAGGCGATCGGCAAACTGCTCTTTTGA
- a CDS encoding D-tagatose-bisphosphate aldolase, class II, non-catalytic subunit, which yields MQQLLQLVEQHKAGMPVGIFSVCSAHPWVLKAALRQAKARGTPVLVEATSNQVNQFGGYTGQTAAQFRDGLWRLADEVGLARERVWLGGDHLGPNAWQDRPAQEAMALAETLIDDYVRAGFRKIHLDCSMSCADDPSPLGDATVAERAARLCAVAERAWAQSGGEAPVYVIGTEVPVPGGAQEALAGLQVTTPQAVAQTLETHRIAWQKAELNDAWLRTIALVVQPGVEFDHHSVEHYQPQRADALSHFIERQPGMIYEAHSTDYQPPQAYRQLVRDHFAILKVGPALTFALREALFALDRIEREWLGERQSAQLCATLEQVMREQPQQWSRYYHGTPHQQYLDRHYSLSDRVRYYWPQPQVQQAVDGLLDNLRRSPAPLALLSQYLPDQARALNAGELSADPQEWVLHKVTQVLDDYHAACYPEGR from the coding sequence ATGCAGCAGTTGTTACAGCTTGTCGAGCAGCACAAGGCCGGTATGCCGGTCGGGATCTTTTCCGTCTGTTCTGCCCATCCCTGGGTTCTGAAGGCCGCGCTGCGGCAGGCCAAAGCCCGCGGCACGCCGGTGTTGGTGGAGGCGACGTCCAACCAGGTCAATCAATTCGGCGGCTATACCGGCCAAACGGCGGCCCAGTTCCGCGATGGGTTGTGGCGTCTGGCGGATGAAGTGGGCCTGGCGCGCGAGCGCGTGTGGCTGGGTGGCGATCATCTGGGGCCAAACGCCTGGCAAGATCGCCCGGCTCAGGAAGCGATGGCGCTGGCGGAAACCTTGATAGACGATTACGTTCGCGCCGGATTTCGCAAAATTCACCTCGATTGTTCCATGTCGTGCGCCGATGATCCCTCGCCCCTGGGGGATGCCACGGTTGCCGAGCGGGCGGCGCGTTTGTGCGCGGTGGCGGAACGCGCCTGGGCGCAGAGCGGCGGCGAAGCGCCGGTCTATGTGATCGGCACCGAGGTGCCGGTGCCGGGCGGCGCGCAGGAGGCGCTGGCGGGTCTGCAGGTCACCACGCCGCAGGCGGTGGCGCAAACGCTGGAAACGCATCGTATCGCCTGGCAAAAAGCCGAGCTGAACGATGCCTGGCTGCGAACTATCGCGCTGGTGGTGCAGCCGGGCGTCGAGTTCGATCACCACAGCGTTGAGCATTACCAACCGCAGCGCGCCGACGCATTGAGCCATTTCATCGAACGGCAGCCGGGCATGATCTATGAAGCGCACTCTACGGATTACCAACCGCCGCAGGCCTACCGCCAACTGGTGCGCGATCACTTCGCCATCCTGAAGGTGGGGCCGGCGCTGACCTTCGCGCTGCGCGAAGCGCTGTTCGCCCTCGATCGCATCGAACGCGAATGGTTGGGGGAACGCCAGTCGGCGCAGCTGTGCGCCACGCTGGAGCAGGTGATGCGCGAGCAGCCGCAGCAATGGAGCCGCTATTACCACGGCACGCCGCACCAACAGTATCTCGATCGCCACTACAGCCTGAGCGATCGGGTGCGTTACTACTGGCCGCAGCCGCAGGTGCAGCAGGCGGTCGACGGTTTGCTGGACAACCTGCGCCGCAGCCCGGCGCCGCTGGCGCTGCTCAGCCAGTACCTGCCGGATCAGGCGCGGGCGCTGAACGCCGGCGAATTGAGCGCCGATCCGCAGGAGTGGGTGCTGCATAAAGTGACGCAGGTGCTCGACGATTACCACGCCGCCTGTTACCCGGAGGGCCGCTGA
- the agaR gene encoding transcriptional repressor AgaR — protein MPVNTAKRREHIIDLLCEHGSVRVEQLSKQFAVSTVTIRNDLRFLERKGCALRAYGGAMLNQQFAFDRPLRDKGRLNRDVKTLIANAAAGYVRDGDALILDSGSTTAQIVPFLKGRRDLVVMTNALNIAYELSGNDGVEVMVLGGSVRRNSYSLYGPAAEQQLRQYRFDKLFLGVDGFDLSAGITTPHPGEAHLNRVMCEVAREIIAVADASKFGRKSFCMIREAGQIHRLITDSRLPDDYERALTELGVEVIIADR, from the coding sequence ATGCCAGTGAATACCGCAAAGCGACGTGAACACATTATCGATCTGTTATGCGAGCACGGCAGCGTGCGCGTGGAACAGCTCAGCAAACAGTTTGCGGTATCCACGGTGACGATCCGCAACGATCTGCGCTTTCTGGAACGAAAAGGGTGTGCGCTGCGCGCTTACGGCGGCGCGATGCTCAATCAGCAATTCGCTTTCGATCGGCCGCTGCGGGACAAAGGGCGGTTGAATCGCGACGTCAAAACGCTGATCGCCAACGCGGCGGCCGGCTATGTGCGCGACGGCGATGCGCTGATCCTCGATTCCGGTTCAACCACCGCGCAGATCGTGCCGTTCCTGAAGGGGCGGCGCGATCTGGTGGTGATGACCAATGCGCTGAACATTGCCTACGAGCTTTCGGGAAACGACGGGGTGGAAGTCATGGTGCTGGGGGGCAGCGTACGCCGCAACTCTTACTCGCTCTACGGTCCGGCTGCCGAGCAGCAATTGCGTCAGTACCGCTTCGACAAGCTGTTTTTGGGCGTCGACGGGTTCGACCTGAGCGCCGGCATCACCACGCCTCACCCCGGTGAAGCGCACCTCAATCGTGTGATGTGCGAGGTGGCGCGCGAGATTATCGCGGTGGCGGATGCCAGCAAATTTGGTCGCAAGAGCTTTTGCATGATTCGCGAAGCCGGACAAATCCATCGGCTGATCACCGACAGCCGTCTTCCGGACGATTACGAGCGGGCGTTAACCGAGTTGGGCGTGGAGGTCATCATCGCCGATCGGTAG
- a CDS encoding CynX/NimT family MFS transporter, whose translation MPQPASPPASTATPRRRLHRPILLIVGIMLIAANLRAALTSVGPLLEQIQQQLALSATAAGLINSLPLILFAILSPLTPALAKRIGIERTLGLALALLICGIALRSLPQDAMLWPGSILIGAAIAFANVVLPTLVKRDFPHRAAAMIAAYAAVMSLVAAIASGLAVPLASLADLGWRFSLLCWGLPALLALLVWLPQLRRSATPATKEPQPTEPQRYRSPWGSALGWQVAMFMGLQSIAFYTIIGWFSAFAASHGTSAQQAGFELFVYQVVAIVANFVMVVILPRARDQRAIALGSSLLIFIGVGGLLVQPASSLVWLTFAGLGAGSSLVLALSFFGLRSQHHHQATLLSGMAQSVGYLLAALGPTLFGLLHDLTEGWRLPLIALLGLTVLQMLFGALAGRSRVIS comes from the coding sequence ATGCCGCAACCCGCTTCACCCCCAGCGTCCACCGCGACCCCGCGTCGCCGGTTACACCGCCCTATTCTGCTTATCGTCGGCATTATGCTGATCGCGGCCAATTTGCGCGCCGCCCTGACCAGCGTCGGCCCGCTGCTGGAACAGATCCAGCAACAGCTGGCGTTGTCCGCCACCGCCGCCGGCCTGATCAATTCGCTGCCGCTGATCCTGTTCGCCATCCTCTCGCCGTTGACCCCGGCGCTGGCGAAACGCATCGGTATCGAGCGCACCCTGGGCCTCGCCCTCGCGCTGCTGATCTGCGGCATCGCCCTGCGCTCCCTGCCGCAAGACGCCATGCTATGGCCGGGCAGCATCCTGATCGGCGCCGCCATCGCCTTCGCCAACGTGGTGCTGCCGACGCTGGTGAAAAGAGATTTCCCACATCGCGCCGCCGCGATGATCGCCGCCTATGCGGCGGTGATGTCGCTGGTTGCCGCCATCGCTTCCGGTCTGGCCGTGCCGCTGGCTTCGCTGGCCGACCTTGGCTGGCGGTTCTCCTTGTTATGCTGGGGCTTGCCTGCGCTGTTGGCGCTGCTGGTGTGGTTGCCGCAACTGCGGCGCTCCGCCACTCCCGCCACTAAAGAGCCGCAGCCGACGGAGCCGCAACGCTATCGCTCTCCCTGGGGCAGCGCGCTGGGCTGGCAAGTGGCGATGTTCATGGGGCTGCAATCGATCGCCTTCTACACCATCATCGGCTGGTTCAGCGCTTTTGCCGCCAGCCACGGCACCTCCGCTCAGCAGGCGGGTTTCGAACTGTTCGTTTACCAGGTGGTAGCGATCGTCGCCAACTTTGTCATGGTGGTGATTTTGCCGCGGGCGCGCGATCAGCGGGCGATAGCGTTGGGCAGCTCACTGCTGATCTTCATCGGCGTCGGGGGATTATTGGTGCAACCCGCCAGTTCACTGGTGTGGCTGACGTTTGCCGGGTTGGGGGCGGGGAGTTCGCTGGTGCTGGCGCTGTCGTTCTTTGGATTGCGCAGTCAGCATCATCATCAGGCGACGCTGCTGTCGGGTATGGCGCAATCCGTCGGTTATCTGTTGGCGGCGCTGGGGCCCACCCTATTCGGCCTGCTGCACGATCTGACGGAAGGCTGGCGCTTGCCGTTGATCGCCCTGCTGGGCCTGACCGTCTTGCAAATGCTGTTCGGCGCGCTGGCCGGCCGCAGCCGCGTGATCAGCTAA
- a CDS encoding YmiA family putative membrane protein, which produces MVSKDGSDIKRRAWLCVFIGSGLFWLLTAAVIYWLLS; this is translated from the coding sequence GTGGTGAGCAAGGATGGATCTGATATCAAACGTAGAGCATGGCTGTGTGTGTTTATCGGTAGCGGGCTGTTCTGGCTGTTAACCGCCGCCGTGATTTATTGGTTACTGAGTTAG
- a CDS encoding multidrug ABC transporter permease/ATP-binding protein: MELLRVVYHQYRWSFLAVMALTMTSAGLGIGIIAFINQYLMEAGGDALAVLPMFLALLALLMAVTLGSQLALTTLGHYFVYRLRGQLVKRILDTDIERLEQLGSASLLASLSSDVRNITVAFVRLPELVQGVILTLGSAAYLGWLSPKMLAVTAVWVAVTVVGSGCLVSRVYRHMASLRESEERLYHHYESVIDGRKELTLNRKRAQALYEQTYQPDAQAYRHHIIRADTFHLSALNWSNIMMLGAIGLVFFMANSLGWADSAVAATYSLTLLFLRTPLLQAVGAFPTLVSAEVAFNKLKMLRLAEYQPAFPAAAGRSWQTLELRDVVFHYADTEQQPGFAVGPLNLTLRRGELVFLIGGNGSGKSTLAMLLTGLYRPVSGHIVLDGVAQSAADMPGYRRLFSAIFTDFHQFDRLQGPEGGEPDAELVAGWLERLNMKSKLQFDGARVTNPQLSQGQRKRLALLLAVAEQRDILLLDEWAADQDPQFRRIFYRELLPELRALGKTVFAISHDDHYFEHADRLLEMRSGHLRELTGSEREHASRDSVSRIG, from the coding sequence ATGGAACTGCTACGGGTGGTTTATCACCAGTATCGTTGGTCATTTCTGGCGGTTATGGCATTGACCATGACCAGCGCCGGCTTGGGCATCGGTATCATTGCGTTTATCAATCAATACCTGATGGAGGCCGGCGGCGATGCATTGGCTGTGCTGCCGATGTTTCTCGCCCTGCTGGCATTGCTGATGGCGGTCACGCTGGGATCGCAATTGGCGCTGACGACATTGGGCCATTACTTCGTCTACCGTCTGCGCGGGCAGTTAGTGAAGCGCATCCTGGATACCGATATTGAACGCCTTGAACAGTTAGGCAGCGCCTCATTGTTGGCCAGCCTCTCCAGCGATGTCCGCAATATCACCGTCGCCTTCGTGCGCTTGCCCGAACTGGTGCAAGGGGTGATTTTAACCCTGGGGTCGGCGGCCTATCTGGGGTGGCTATCGCCGAAAATGCTGGCGGTGACGGCGGTGTGGGTCGCCGTCACCGTGGTGGGCAGCGGCTGCCTGGTCTCGCGGGTTTATCGCCATATGGCCAGTTTGCGCGAGTCGGAAGAGCGCCTCTATCATCATTACGAATCGGTGATTGACGGTCGCAAGGAGCTGACGTTAAACCGCAAGCGAGCGCAGGCGCTGTACGAACAGACCTATCAACCCGATGCGCAAGCTTACCGCCACCATATCATTCGCGCCGATACCTTCCATTTGAGTGCGCTCAACTGGTCAAATATCATGATGTTGGGGGCGATCGGACTGGTGTTCTTTATGGCTAACAGCCTGGGATGGGCGGACTCGGCGGTGGCCGCCACGTATTCCCTGACGCTGCTGTTCTTGCGCACGCCATTACTGCAGGCGGTCGGGGCGTTTCCGACGCTGGTCAGCGCCGAAGTCGCCTTCAACAAGCTGAAGATGCTGCGCCTGGCCGAGTACCAACCGGCGTTTCCTGCCGCCGCAGGCCGTTCCTGGCAGACGCTGGAGCTGCGCGACGTGGTTTTTCACTATGCCGATACGGAGCAACAGCCCGGTTTTGCCGTCGGGCCGCTTAATCTGACGCTGCGGCGTGGCGAGCTGGTCTTTTTGATCGGCGGCAACGGCAGCGGCAAGTCAACGCTGGCGATGCTGTTGACCGGGTTGTACCGGCCGGTGAGCGGGCACATCGTTCTGGATGGCGTCGCACAGAGCGCGGCGGATATGCCGGGCTATCGTCGGCTGTTTTCGGCGATTTTCACCGATTTTCATCAGTTCGATCGTTTGCAAGGGCCGGAAGGCGGCGAGCCCGATGCGGAACTGGTCGCCGGCTGGCTCGAGCGGTTGAATATGAAAAGCAAACTGCAGTTCGACGGCGCCAGGGTGACCAACCCGCAACTGTCGCAGGGGCAGCGCAAGCGTCTGGCTTTGCTGCTGGCCGTGGCGGAACAGCGCGATATCTTGCTGTTGGATGAATGGGCCGCGGATCAGGATCCGCAATTCCGGCGCATTTTCTATCGCGAGCTGTTGCCAGAACTGCGCGCGCTGGGCAAAACGGTGTTTGCCATCAGCCATGACGATCACTATTTCGAACACGCCGATCGGCTGCTTGAGATGCGCTCGGGTCATTTACGTGAGCTGACCGGCAGCGAGCGTGAACACGCCAGTCGGGATTCCGTCAGCAGAATCGGTTAA
- a CDS encoding LysR family transcriptional regulator, with the protein MLATHEYANDLILFALIVDCGSFSKAAESAGITSSVVSKRIGRLEKSLGARLLYRTTRSLTLTESGQALYQQAKEIGAKVQEALYAVSEKSEELTGTIRMSVPTISGELLLSESVAEFCALHPSLKVEMRLENRFVDLVEEGIDLAIRTGTMPDSSLIARPIFDSRWVIVCSPGYLESHPEPRSADDLLSHNCLTYTYQESGTANWLMKRPGRNGIYELQVNGNLSANNARAIRKAVIGGHGIAMVPRCMVYEDLQDGKLTEILAGHCGKVLGIYAVYPYTRNLPLKTRLLIEHIIGSYQNISHYF; encoded by the coding sequence ATGCTCGCCACTCACGAATACGCCAACGACCTGATTCTGTTTGCCCTGATTGTCGACTGCGGCTCGTTCAGCAAAGCCGCGGAGAGCGCCGGCATCACCAGCTCGGTGGTCAGCAAACGCATCGGGCGGTTGGAAAAATCGCTGGGCGCCCGCCTGTTGTACCGCACCACCCGCAGCCTGACGCTGACCGAAAGCGGCCAGGCGCTCTACCAGCAGGCCAAAGAGATCGGCGCCAAAGTGCAGGAGGCGCTGTACGCCGTCAGCGAAAAGAGCGAAGAGTTGACCGGCACCATCCGCATGTCGGTGCCGACCATTTCGGGCGAGCTGCTGCTGAGCGAAAGCGTGGCGGAATTTTGCGCCCTGCATCCCAGCCTGAAGGTCGAAATGCGGCTGGAAAACCGCTTCGTCGATCTGGTGGAAGAAGGCATCGATCTGGCGATCCGTACCGGGACAATGCCGGACTCCAGCCTGATTGCCCGGCCGATCTTCGATTCCCGCTGGGTGATCGTCTGCTCGCCGGGCTACCTGGAAAGCCACCCGGAACCGCGCAGCGCCGACGATCTGCTGAGCCACAACTGCCTGACCTACACCTACCAAGAGAGCGGCACCGCCAACTGGCTGATGAAGCGGCCGGGCCGCAACGGCATCTACGAGCTGCAGGTTAACGGCAACCTGTCGGCCAACAATGCGCGGGCGATCCGCAAAGCGGTGATCGGCGGCCACGGCATCGCCATGGTGCCGCGCTGCATGGTGTATGAAGATTTGCAGGACGGTAAACTGACGGAGATCCTGGCCGGCCACTGCGGCAAAGTGCTGGGCATTTACGCCGTTTATCCTTATACCCGCAATCTGCCGTTAAAAACCCGTCTGCTGATCGAACATATCATCGGTTCCTACCAAAATATCAGCCATTATTTTTGA
- a CDS encoding L-lactate permease — MPLLFSIAPIILLIWMMTKRNGVPSYLALPLTAAVVYAVQLLWFDASLRLLHANIITALVSTLTPITIIAGAILLNKLMQVSGAENVVRRWLETISPNPVAQLMIIGWAFAFMIEGASGFGTPAAIAAPILVGLGFNPLRVALLTLVMNSVPVSFGAVGTPTWFGFANLGLSDASLLEIGRQTALIHVVAGFVIPLLALRFIVSWQDIRRNLPFILLSVLSCTLPYLLLAQVNYEFPALVGGAIGLALSVLLARGGIGLARGDKPQSAAQAVPFMQVVKAMTPTLLLIAILIVTRVHQLGLKALLNNTALLWQENLGWLGELRISRALIVELQQVLGTAAAAGYKTLYVPALIPFLLVVLLCIPLFRLNGGQVRQMFSETGGRIARPFIALFGALVMVNLMMQGDDNAPVILIGKALAALTGDSWLLFSSFLGALGSFFSGSNTVSNLTFGGIQQSIAQSSGLDVNLTLALQSVGGAMGNMVCLNNIIAVCSILGIGNAEGKIIRRTVLPMLAYGGIAAGMATILTL, encoded by the coding sequence ATGCCCCTGCTTTTCAGTATTGCGCCCATCATCCTGCTGATTTGGATGATGACCAAAAGGAATGGCGTGCCCTCTTACCTCGCCCTGCCGCTGACGGCCGCCGTGGTGTATGCCGTACAGCTCCTGTGGTTCGATGCCTCGCTGCGGCTGCTGCATGCCAATATCATCACCGCGCTGGTGTCGACGCTGACGCCGATCACCATCATTGCCGGCGCCATCCTGCTCAACAAACTGATGCAGGTAAGCGGCGCGGAAAACGTGGTGCGCCGCTGGCTGGAAACCATCAGCCCCAATCCCGTGGCCCAACTGATGATTATCGGCTGGGCATTCGCCTTTATGATCGAGGGCGCCAGCGGCTTCGGCACACCGGCCGCCATCGCCGCGCCGATTCTGGTCGGGCTGGGCTTCAACCCGCTGCGCGTCGCCCTGCTGACGCTGGTGATGAACTCGGTGCCGGTCTCCTTCGGCGCCGTAGGCACCCCCACCTGGTTCGGCTTTGCCAACCTCGGCCTGTCGGACGCCAGCCTGCTGGAGATCGGCCGGCAAACCGCGCTGATCCACGTTGTCGCCGGCTTCGTCATTCCTCTGCTGGCGCTGCGCTTTATCGTTTCCTGGCAGGATATCCGCCGCAACCTGCCGTTTATCCTGCTCAGCGTGCTGAGCTGCACCCTGCCCTATCTGCTGCTGGCCCAGGTGAACTATGAGTTCCCGGCGCTGGTCGGCGGCGCGATCGGCCTGGCGCTGTCGGTGCTGCTGGCGCGCGGTGGCATCGGCCTCGCCCGCGGCGACAAACCGCAGAGCGCCGCGCAGGCGGTGCCGTTCATGCAGGTGGTCAAGGCCATGACCCCGACCCTGCTGCTGATTGCTATTCTGATAGTGACGCGCGTCCACCAGTTGGGCCTCAAGGCGCTGCTCAACAACACCGCGCTGCTGTGGCAGGAAAACCTCGGCTGGCTCGGGGAGCTGCGCATCAGCCGGGCGCTGATCGTCGAACTGCAGCAGGTGCTGGGCACCGCCGCCGCCGCCGGCTACAAAACGCTGTATGTCCCGGCGCTGATCCCGTTCCTGTTGGTGGTGCTGCTGTGTATTCCGCTGTTCCGTCTGAATGGCGGCCAGGTGCGGCAAATGTTCAGCGAAACCGGCGGGCGCATCGCGCGGCCCTTTATCGCCCTGTTCGGCGCGCTGGTGATGGTTAACCTGATGATGCAGGGCGACGACAACGCGCCGGTGATCCTGATCGGTAAAGCGCTGGCGGCGCTGACCGGCGACAGCTGGCTGCTGTTCTCGTCGTTCCTCGGCGCGTTGGGCTCGTTCTTCTCCGGCTCCAATACCGTTTCGAACCTGACGTTCGGCGGCATTCAGCAGTCGATCGCCCAGAGCAGCGGTCTTGATGTCAACCTGACGCTGGCATTGCAGTCCGTCGGCGGCGCCATGGGCAACATGGTGTGCCTGAACAACATTATCGCGGTCTGTTCGATCCTCGGGATCGGCAACGCCGAAGGCAAAATCATCAGAAGGACCGTACTGCCGATGCTGGCGTACGGCGGGATTGCGGCCGGTATGGCAACGATCCTCACGCTCTGA